In Anaerolineales bacterium, the following proteins share a genomic window:
- a CDS encoding uracil-DNA glycosylase, translating to MPSIAALNQEIVACRKCPRLVAWREEVARVKRKAYQDQEYWGKPVPGFGDPKARVLVVGLAPGAHGSNRTGRQFTGDASGRFLYPALYKAGFANQPESESRSDGLRLKDLYITASARCVPPDNKPSPAELNNCQPYLEREFQIIKPKVIVCLGRIAFERILKIFSIRNSDLKFSHGAVYDLPASSFIPHSYSLICSYHPSQQNTSTGKLTVKMFDDIWRKVKRKLK from the coding sequence ATGCCATCAATCGCCGCCCTCAACCAAGAGATCGTCGCCTGCCGAAAATGTCCGCGCCTTGTCGCTTGGCGGGAAGAGGTTGCGCGCGTCAAACGCAAGGCATATCAAGATCAGGAATACTGGGGCAAACCGGTTCCAGGATTTGGCGACCCGAAGGCGCGCGTCCTCGTGGTGGGACTCGCCCCCGGCGCGCACGGTTCGAACCGGACGGGACGCCAGTTCACGGGTGACGCGTCGGGGCGGTTTTTGTATCCGGCGTTGTACAAGGCTGGGTTTGCGAACCAGCCCGAAAGTGAGTCTCGAAGCGATGGTCTTCGTCTAAAAGATTTGTACATCACCGCCTCCGCCCGTTGTGTGCCGCCAGATAATAAACCGAGTCCGGCAGAGTTGAATAATTGCCAGCCGTATCTCGAACGCGAGTTCCAGATTATCAAGCCGAAGGTAATCGTGTGTTTGGGGCGTATCGCGTTCGAACGGATTCTGAAAATATTTTCAATCCGAAATTCAGACTTGAAGTTTTCTCACGGAGCGGTTTATGATCTGCCTGCTTCATCTTTCATCCCTCACTCTTATTCTTTGATTTGCTCGTATCATCCGAGTCAGCAAAACACCTCGACCGGAAAATTGACCGTGAAAATGTTCGACGATATTTGGAGAAAGGTAAAAAGAAAATTGAAATGA
- the queA gene encoding tRNA preQ1(34) S-adenosylmethionine ribosyltransferase-isomerase QueA produces MKTSDFDYNLPESSIAQTPAEPRDSSRLLVLHRETGKLEHRIFRDVADYLRAGDLLVLNQTRVIPARIFARKETGGRVELLLLRRRDELTWESLVGGKGLRVGKMARVEDGPEVQIIEELNGSERLIKFSEPIEPYFSKVGNVPLPPYIHEKLDDSERYQTVYAKDPGSAAAPTAGLHFTPRLLEELQVKGVKIAYVTLHVGLDTFAPVNEENPEEHKIHTEWCELTQETADLINHTKQSGGRVIAVGTTSVRTLESATELTMDNGRQTMVNGQSSMVKAFVGPTSLFILPGYQFKIVDAMITNFHLPKSSLIMLVSAFAGREKILETYALAVKEGYRFYSFGDAMLIL; encoded by the coding sequence TTGAAAACCTCCGACTTCGACTACAACCTCCCCGAATCCTCTATCGCGCAAACGCCCGCTGAGCCGCGTGATTCGTCGCGGTTGCTGGTGTTGCATCGCGAAACAGGGAAACTCGAGCATCGTATCTTCCGCGATGTGGCGGATTATCTGCGCGCGGGGGATTTGCTCGTGTTGAATCAAACCCGTGTCATCCCTGCGAGAATCTTTGCGCGCAAAGAAACTGGCGGACGAGTTGAACTTCTGTTGTTGCGCCGCCGCGATGAATTGACTTGGGAATCGTTGGTCGGCGGCAAAGGTCTGCGCGTAGGCAAGATGGCGCGCGTGGAAGATGGTCCCGAAGTTCAAATCATCGAAGAGTTGAACGGTTCGGAGCGATTGATCAAATTTTCCGAACCCATTGAGCCGTATTTTTCAAAAGTGGGGAACGTGCCGCTGCCGCCATACATTCACGAGAAGTTGGATGATTCTGAACGCTATCAAACCGTCTATGCCAAAGATCCTGGCTCCGCCGCCGCGCCGACGGCGGGACTCCACTTCACGCCGCGTTTGTTGGAGGAGTTGCAGGTCAAGGGCGTGAAGATTGCCTATGTCACGTTGCATGTGGGCTTGGATACGTTCGCGCCAGTCAACGAGGAGAACCCCGAAGAGCACAAAATCCATACCGAGTGGTGCGAGTTGACTCAAGAGACGGCTGACCTTATTAATCACACGAAACAATCAGGTGGCAGAGTGATCGCAGTTGGCACAACGAGCGTCCGCACGTTGGAATCAGCGACTGAATTGACCATGGACAATGGACGACAGACGATGGTCAATGGTCAATCGTCTATGGTCAAGGCGTTTGTGGGTCCTACTTCTCTCTTTATCCTCCCTGGCTATCAATTCAAAATCGTTGATGCGATGATCACGAATTTTCATCTACCCAAATCTTCGCTGATCATGCTGGTCAGCGCGTTTGCGGGACGCGAGAAGATTCTCGAAACGTACGCGCTTGCAGTCAAGGAAGGCTATCGGTTTTACTCTTTCGGCGATGCCATGCTAATTCTCTAA
- a CDS encoding redoxin domain-containing protein — MARLRDSYSEFASRGAEILAVGPHNMETFQRYWKNETIPFVGLPDPDRRVARMYKQKVNLFKFGRMPLLCILDKSGYIRYVHYGASMRDIPSNEELLGVIDELNASSK; from the coding sequence TTGGCGCGCTTGCGAGACAGTTATTCGGAGTTTGCCTCGCGCGGCGCAGAAATCCTTGCCGTTGGACCGCACAACATGGAGACGTTTCAGCGATATTGGAAGAACGAAACGATTCCGTTTGTTGGCTTGCCTGACCCTGATCGCCGCGTTGCGCGTATGTACAAACAGAAAGTCAACTTATTCAAATTCGGGCGTATGCCGTTGCTGTGCATCCTTGATAAAAGCGGATACATTCGCTATGTTCATTACGGCGCTTCGATGCGAGACATTCCCTCCAATGAAGAATTGCTCGGTGTAATAGATGAACTCAACGCGTCATCCAAATAA
- a CDS encoding FtsX-like permease family protein yields MKPRWRKVLHDLFDNKARTLLVVFSIAVGVFSIGVIAGAYQIISQDMSVSYAANAPANIELRMTNFDEDALDSIRNQRDVKDAEARRVFNMRVRVPGTEKWTTLDVTAFDSFEKNTVNLLNPLEGAPIPNKREVLLELNALEDLDVQVGDLLEFQLPDGSTKTLPVAGIVRDTASAAGDFLASPTAYITMDTLPYLGEPESFNRALITVSGDGDDIAYVREVGAELKDKLEKNGNLVVRSRFSETHKHPLADTINAVLGILMALGILIVLLSSSLIANTLSALLNQHLRHIGVIKLVGGQRGQVLRMYITLIMAFGVMALFIAVPLGGQGAYGLALFIANELNFTLLGYRIVPMAFVIQILVGLFVPLIAGLAPVVSGSRITVLRALSGGLADDENSASPEEGKRLPWFDWIQVKATRVLAARGIHIPRPFVISLRNTFRRKRRLALTLFTLTMGGAIFIAVFNVRVTLHDHIGQIGKYFVADVSLDFDEPYRLREIEQVAMQLDGVERVEGWQFVSGELLDANGNVMENLNVFAPPADSELVEPIVLDGRWLRADDVKKLAISEGAREYFPDLKAGDFVHIKLEGREEVWEVVGIFQFVDREGVLAYAPYEFVSQMSNLANRSYSFRLVTAQHDRAYQNAKAEELDKFFRERGYKVRVAEAGRASLDTAVESLDTLVVFLLIMAVLTAIVGSMGLTGTMGMNVLERTREIGIMRAIGADDRAVMRTVIAEGIVIGSISFVLAMILSVPFTYLLSTIVSLAIFQSAIDVVFTYQGYLIWLALVIVLSTLASIIPARNAARLTIREVLAYE; encoded by the coding sequence ATGAAACCTCGCTGGCGAAAAGTATTGCACGACCTGTTCGATAACAAAGCCCGCACGCTGTTGGTGGTGTTTTCCATCGCGGTGGGCGTGTTTTCCATTGGCGTGATCGCGGGCGCGTATCAGATCATTTCGCAGGATATGAGCGTTTCGTACGCGGCGAACGCGCCCGCCAACATCGAATTGCGGATGACGAACTTCGACGAAGACGCGTTGGATTCGATTCGCAACCAGCGGGACGTGAAGGACGCCGAAGCGCGGCGCGTGTTCAACATGCGCGTGCGCGTGCCTGGAACCGAAAAATGGACAACCCTCGACGTGACCGCCTTCGATAGTTTCGAGAAGAACACGGTGAATTTGCTGAATCCCCTCGAAGGCGCGCCCATTCCGAACAAGCGCGAGGTGTTACTGGAACTCAACGCACTGGAAGATCTGGATGTGCAGGTTGGCGACCTGCTCGAATTCCAATTGCCCGACGGCTCGACGAAGACTCTGCCCGTTGCGGGAATTGTGCGCGACACCGCATCGGCGGCGGGAGATTTCCTAGCCTCGCCGACCGCCTACATCACGATGGACACGCTTCCATATCTCGGTGAGCCTGAATCGTTTAACCGCGCGTTGATCACCGTTTCGGGCGACGGCGACGACATTGCCTACGTCCGCGAGGTGGGCGCGGAGTTGAAGGACAAACTCGAAAAGAACGGAAACCTCGTCGTCCGTTCGAGATTCTCGGAGACGCATAAACATCCGCTGGCAGATACGATCAACGCAGTTCTCGGCATTTTGATGGCGCTGGGAATTTTAATCGTGCTCCTCTCCAGTTCGTTGATCGCCAACACGCTGAGCGCGTTATTGAATCAACATCTCCGCCACATCGGCGTGATCAAACTCGTGGGCGGACAGCGCGGTCAGGTCTTGCGGATGTACATCACGCTCATCATGGCGTTCGGAGTCATGGCGCTGTTCATCGCCGTTCCGCTTGGAGGGCAGGGCGCGTATGGGCTGGCGTTGTTCATCGCAAACGAATTGAATTTCACGTTGCTCGGTTATCGCATCGTGCCGATGGCGTTCGTGATTCAAATCCTGGTCGGTCTGTTCGTGCCGTTGATCGCGGGACTCGCGCCTGTGGTCAGCGGCTCGCGCATCACGGTCTTGCGCGCTCTCAGCGGCGGGTTGGCTGACGACGAGAACTCAGCCTCCCCTGAGGAAGGGAAGCGTCTGCCGTGGTTCGATTGGATTCAGGTCAAGGCGACGCGTGTCCTCGCCGCGCGCGGAATCCACATCCCGCGTCCGTTTGTCATTTCATTGCGAAACACGTTCCGCCGCAAACGCCGTCTCGCGCTGACGTTGTTCACGCTGACGATGGGCGGCGCCATTTTCATCGCGGTCTTCAACGTGCGCGTGACCTTGCACGATCACATCGGACAGATCGGAAAATATTTTGTCGCCGATGTATCGCTGGATTTCGATGAGCCGTATCGCTTGCGCGAGATCGAACAGGTTGCGATGCAGTTGGATGGAGTGGAACGCGTGGAAGGTTGGCAGTTCGTCAGCGGCGAGCTGCTCGACGCGAACGGGAACGTGATGGAAAATCTTAATGTGTTCGCTCCTCCCGCTGATAGCGAACTCGTCGAGCCGATCGTGCTTGATGGGCGCTGGCTGCGCGCGGACGATGTGAAGAAACTCGCCATCAGCGAGGGAGCGCGTGAATATTTTCCCGACCTCAAAGCAGGCGACTTTGTGCATATCAAGCTCGAGGGGCGCGAGGAAGTTTGGGAAGTGGTCGGCATTTTTCAATTCGTTGACCGCGAAGGCGTGCTGGCATACGCGCCGTACGAATTTGTTTCGCAGATGAGCAATCTTGCGAACCGTTCGTATTCGTTCAGGCTCGTCACCGCGCAACACGACCGCGCCTATCAAAACGCCAAAGCGGAGGAGTTGGATAAATTCTTCCGCGAGCGCGGCTACAAAGTTCGTGTGGCGGAGGCGGGACGCGCCTCGTTGGATACGGCGGTGGAAAGTCTCGACACGCTCGTCGTCTTTTTGCTCATCATGGCAGTCCTCACCGCCATCGTTGGTTCGATGGGACTCACTGGCACGATGGGCATGAACGTTCTTGAACGCACGCGCGAGATCGGCATCATGCGCGCCATCGGCGCCGACGATCGCGCCGTGATGCGAACCGTCATCGCGGAGGGCATCGTCATCGGTTCGATCTCGTTTGTGTTGGCGATGATTCTTTCGGTCCCATTCACGTATTTGCTTTCGACCATCGTCAGCCTCGCCATTTTCCAATCTGCCATTGACGTGGTCTTCACCTATCAAGGCTATCTCATCTGGCTTGCGCTGGTCATCGTGCTCTCGACCCTCGCGAGCATCATCCCCGCGCGCAACGCCGCGCGCCTGACGATTCGTGAAGTGTTGGCGTATGAGTGA
- a CDS encoding thymidine phosphorylase has protein sequence MRAVDIIIKKRDRIELTREEIEFFIKGFVSGDVPDYQAASFAMAVMLNGMTPRETTDLTLAMAYSGDTLDLSDVVDLAVDKHSSGGVGDKTSITVLPTVAACGLPIGKMSGRGLGFSGGTLDKLESIPGYRVDLSTEEFKKQLKEIGAVLTGQSLALAPADGKLYALRDVTGTVPSTPLIASSIMCKKIAAGAQAIVLDVKTGIGAFMETLDEARVLAKLMVDIGKLAGREVVALLSDMNQPLGHAVGNSLEVVEAIETLKGGGPHDFREHCLHVCAHLLVLGKRAKDLNDGRAQAEKAMADGSAFEKFRALVKAQGGDVSYVDDPSKFPLAKYVEVVESPLDGSLSQIGARSVGEASVILGGGRAKKSDAIDHAVGIVVHRKVGDKVHKDDPLFTIHANDESKFAEARAMILAAHKFSADDVQPLPLFYN, from the coding sequence ATGCGCGCAGTAGACATCATCATCAAAAAACGCGACAGAATCGAACTCACCCGCGAAGAGATCGAGTTCTTTATCAAAGGATTTGTTTCGGGCGATGTGCCGGATTACCAAGCGGCATCGTTTGCGATGGCGGTTATGCTCAATGGGATGACGCCGCGCGAGACGACCGACCTCACGCTTGCGATGGCGTACTCCGGCGATACGCTCGATCTGAGCGACGTGGTTGACCTCGCGGTGGATAAACATTCATCCGGCGGCGTGGGAGATAAAACCAGCATCACGGTTCTGCCCACTGTTGCGGCGTGCGGATTGCCCATCGGAAAAATGTCCGGGCGCGGACTCGGCTTTAGCGGCGGAACGCTCGACAAATTGGAATCCATCCCTGGCTATCGCGTGGACTTGTCCACCGAAGAGTTCAAAAAACAACTCAAAGAGATCGGCGCGGTGTTGACCGGCCAATCGCTGGCGTTGGCTCCAGCCGACGGAAAACTCTACGCTTTGCGCGATGTGACCGGGACCGTCCCTTCGACGCCGTTGATCGCATCCTCGATCATGTGCAAGAAGATCGCCGCCGGCGCGCAAGCGATCGTTTTGGATGTGAAGACCGGCATCGGCGCATTCATGGAAACGCTCGACGAAGCGCGCGTGCTGGCAAAACTGATGGTGGATATCGGCAAACTTGCGGGGCGCGAAGTCGTTGCCTTGCTTTCGGATATGAATCAGCCGCTCGGTCACGCGGTGGGGAATTCGCTGGAGGTGGTCGAAGCGATTGAAACATTGAAAGGCGGAGGTCCGCATGACTTCCGCGAACATTGTTTGCACGTCTGCGCGCATCTGCTCGTGCTAGGCAAACGCGCCAAAGATTTGAACGACGGCCGCGCCCAAGCCGAAAAAGCGATGGCGGACGGCTCGGCGTTCGAGAAATTCCGCGCGTTGGTCAAAGCGCAGGGCGGGGATGTTTCCTACGTGGACGATCCGTCCAAATTCCCGCTCGCGAAATATGTCGAAGTGGTGGAGTCGCCGCTGGACGGGAGCCTCTCCCAAATCGGGGCGCGAAGCGTGGGTGAGGCGTCAGTCATCCTAGGCGGCGGACGCGCCAAGAAGTCCGATGCGATTGACCACGCGGTGGGAATCGTCGTCCATCGCAAGGTCGGCGATAAAGTTCACAAGGACGATCCGCTTTTTACCATCCACGCGAACGACGAGTCGAAATTCGCCGAGGCGCGCGCGATGATCCTCGCCGCGCATAAATTTAGCGCAGATGACGTTCAGCCGTTGCCATTGTTCTATAATTAA
- the ruvB gene encoding Holliday junction branch migration DNA helicase RuvB, which produces MPSPKNRPLDPESKPDDRVDNALRPQKLADLIGQDQVKENLSILIDAAKHRGEALDHVLFYGPPGLGKTTLAHVLGNEMGVNVKVTAGPAIERAGDLAAILTNLRAGDVLFIDEVHRLGRAVEEVLYPAMEDFALDIVIGKGPSARSLRLKLPRFTVVGATTRLALVTAPLRARFGAVYRLDYYDIEAMRLIVARAAGMLKVSADESGIGEVAKRARGTPRIALRLLRRVRDFAQVRADGTITREVAKEALDLLQVDPLGLDDVDRRVLRTIIEKYGGGPVGLNTIAASISEEQDTIMDVVEPYLLQLGFLDRTPQGRVATKSAYEHLGLDYVEEGQPRLL; this is translated from the coding sequence ATGCCATCGCCAAAAAACCGACCCCTCGATCCCGAATCAAAACCCGACGACCGCGTGGACAACGCACTGCGTCCGCAAAAACTTGCCGACCTCATCGGTCAGGATCAAGTGAAGGAGAATCTTTCGATCCTCATCGACGCGGCGAAACATCGCGGCGAGGCGTTGGATCACGTTTTGTTTTACGGTCCGCCTGGGTTGGGCAAGACCACGCTCGCGCACGTGCTGGGCAACGAGATGGGCGTGAACGTCAAGGTCACGGCAGGTCCCGCCATCGAACGCGCGGGCGACCTCGCCGCCATCCTCACCAACTTGCGCGCGGGCGACGTGCTGTTCATTGACGAAGTTCACCGCCTCGGACGCGCGGTGGAGGAAGTGCTCTACCCCGCGATGGAAGACTTCGCGCTGGACATCGTCATCGGCAAGGGACCTTCGGCTCGTTCCCTCCGTTTGAAACTGCCTCGCTTTACCGTCGTCGGCGCGACCACCCGACTCGCCCTCGTCACCGCGCCTCTGCGCGCGCGTTTCGGCGCGGTCTATCGTTTGGATTATTACGACATCGAAGCCATGCGGCTGATCGTGGCGCGCGCGGCAGGGATGCTCAAAGTCTCCGCAGACGAATCAGGCATCGGTGAAGTAGCGAAGCGGGCGAGAGGGACGCCTCGTATCGCCTTACGCCTGCTTCGCCGCGTCCGCGACTTCGCCCAAGTCCGCGCGGATGGGACGATCACGCGCGAGGTCGCGAAAGAAGCGTTGGATTTGTTGCAAGTGGACCCGCTCGGGCTCGACGATGTAGATCGCCGCGTCCTCCGCACGATTATCGAAAAATACGGCGGCGGACCCGTCGGCTTGAACACCATCGCCGCCTCCATCAGCGAAGAGCAGGATACGATCATGGACGTGGTTGAGCCGTATCTTTTGCAATTAGGATTTTTAGATCGAACGCCTCAGGGACGCGTCGCCACCAAGTCCGCGTATGAGCATTTGGGATTGGATTATGTGGAAGAGGGGCAGCCGAGGTTACTCTAA
- a CDS encoding GDSL-type esterase/lipase family protein, with translation MTNRIKKIGLIAFSAALIGLIAMNTLLYRELRKYYTLLYESELDPIGLTYFQDESLPQTNNLPVVVFFGDSRAAQWPAPQIEGFTFINRGIGNQTSTQVLLRYEEHVQPLKPKIVIIQVCINDLKTLPLFAGRETEIIENCKANIQEIIKKSLSLKSTVILTTIFPTSGDVPLTRRPVWSDDIYLAIEEVNSFILNMHMENVIVFDAASILSDSDGNTKEEYVFDLLHLNNNGYNALNLELSKILESLK, from the coding sequence ATGACAAATCGAATCAAAAAGATTGGCTTAATTGCCTTTTCTGCCGCACTGATCGGCTTGATCGCAATGAATACGCTCCTATATCGAGAGCTAAGGAAATACTATACTCTCCTGTATGAATCTGAACTTGATCCTATCGGACTAACCTATTTTCAGGACGAATCATTACCACAAACAAATAACCTGCCTGTTGTTGTTTTCTTCGGGGATTCGAGAGCCGCCCAATGGCCAGCGCCGCAAATCGAAGGATTCACCTTCATCAACCGAGGCATAGGCAATCAAACTTCAACGCAAGTCCTGCTCAGATACGAAGAACATGTTCAACCTCTTAAACCAAAAATCGTCATTATCCAAGTATGCATCAATGACTTGAAGACCCTCCCCTTGTTTGCAGGCCGAGAGACGGAGATCATTGAGAACTGCAAGGCTAACATCCAAGAGATAATAAAGAAATCCCTATCTTTAAAATCTACTGTCATCTTGACAACTATTTTTCCCACATCAGGGGATGTTCCACTGACACGAAGACCTGTATGGTCAGATGATATTTACTTAGCGATTGAAGAAGTGAACAGCTTTATCCTAAATATGCATATGGAGAATGTTATCGTTTTTGATGCTGCAAGCATCCTTTCTGATTCTGACGGCAACACGAAAGAAGAATATGTCTTCGACCTTTTACACTTGAATAACAATGGATATAACGCCCTCAACCTAGAACTCTCGAAGATTCTCGAAAGCCTGAAATAA
- a CDS encoding alpha/beta hydrolase — translation MNRRKSSARFLLVIFVAIAVFVAGVAAYWSARTRPASDVALQALQSDDRVTVSQADGVITFAPADARSSVGFIFYPGANVDYRAYAPVLRLIAERGYFVALVRVPLNLAFFDTDAAADIIERFPEIEVWVVGGHSLGGVTSAAFAADHPDLISGVVFFASYPKDNGLKTTPIKVLSIYGTNDALATVEIINNSKQLLPADAEFISIEGGNHSQFGSYGFQSGDGVAAISAEEQWTQTADAVARFFEAMTR, via the coding sequence ATGAATCGACGGAAGAGTTCCGCAAGATTTTTACTTGTCATCTTCGTTGCGATCGCTGTGTTTGTAGCGGGCGTTGCCGCGTATTGGTCTGCGCGGACGCGTCCCGCCAGCGACGTGGCGCTGCAAGCGTTACAGTCTGACGATCGGGTGACTGTTTCGCAGGCTGATGGCGTTATCACGTTTGCGCCTGCCGATGCGCGTTCTTCGGTTGGATTTATCTTTTACCCCGGCGCCAACGTGGACTACCGCGCGTACGCGCCGGTTCTGCGTTTGATCGCCGAGCGCGGATATTTTGTTGCGCTGGTGCGCGTCCCGCTAAACCTTGCGTTTTTCGATACCGACGCGGCGGCGGATATCATCGAGCGTTTTCCGGAGATCGAAGTTTGGGTCGTCGGCGGACATTCGCTGGGTGGCGTGACCTCGGCGGCGTTCGCGGCGGATCATCCCGACTTGATTTCGGGCGTCGTCTTTTTTGCATCGTACCCCAAAGACAACGGACTCAAAACAACGCCGATCAAGGTCCTCTCGATCTATGGCACAAACGACGCGCTAGCCACAGTGGAAATCATCAACAACTCGAAGCAATTATTACCGGCGGACGCTGAGTTTATCTCAATTGAAGGGGGAAACCATTCGCAGTTTGGCTCCTACGGATTCCAATCGGGTGACGGCGTTGCCGCGATCTCCGCTGAGGAGCAATGGACGCAAACCGCCGACGCGGTCGCGCGGTTCTTTGAAGCGATGACTCGATGA
- the ndk gene encoding nucleoside-diphosphate kinase, with amino-acid sequence MERSLVLVKPDGVQRALVGEVISRLERRGLRLVAAKFMQVSKELAETHYAIHKGKPFYDGLIAYIVSAPVMAMVWEGPNAVAAIRQTMGATRPTEAAPGSLRHDFALEVGRNLTHASDTVENGAGEVALWFKPEELVDWKREVDRWVFEK; translated from the coding sequence GTGGAACGATCGCTCGTATTGGTAAAGCCCGATGGCGTGCAGCGCGCGCTGGTTGGGGAGGTAATTTCAAGATTAGAACGACGCGGCTTGCGTTTGGTCGCCGCGAAGTTCATGCAGGTTAGCAAAGAATTGGCAGAAACGCATTACGCGATTCACAAGGGCAAGCCGTTTTACGATGGTTTGATCGCGTACATCGTTTCGGCACCGGTGATGGCGATGGTCTGGGAGGGACCGAACGCGGTCGCCGCGATTCGGCAGACGATGGGGGCGACGCGTCCAACCGAAGCCGCGCCCGGTTCGCTCCGCCATGATTTCGCCCTCGAAGTGGGACGCAATCTCACCCACGCGTCTGACACAGTGGAGAACGGCGCGGGCGAAGTGGCGTTGTGGTTCAAGCCGGAAGAACTGGTGGATTGGAAGCGGGAAGTGGATCGGTGGGTGTTTGAAAAATAA
- a CDS encoding efflux RND transporter periplasmic adaptor subunit, with amino-acid sequence MKNSTKTIFGWMAILTLILTACANQAAGTPAPAVEGVAAPESVIAEGRLEPIHAVNLTFQAIGIVEEVNVKIGDSVKKGDALARLSNASVAEAQLAAANLELVGAQQALDALNRNGSANLAASWTAYMNAQEVRAEAERDWEGLNVDDIEDRVEDAKAEVQDREEDLQDAKDEFDKYKDLDKDNSRRVTAEDNLETAQENYNEALRDLDEITRERDTVRAALDGALAAEAEAKYQYEVSADGVNADDLALATARLDNAQAQVTSAQENLSNFILYAPFDGVVAEVAVKVGDQVSPENRIVSVADTSAWVVETTDVTELEVVKLKVGQNVTLTADAIDGVTMNGVVTEISGSSVLQSGDVIYTVRIAVDKVDPRVKWGMTVEVTFEPSE; translated from the coding sequence ATGAAAAATTCGACAAAAACAATATTTGGATGGATGGCGATTCTCACCTTGATCCTCACCGCCTGTGCGAATCAAGCCGCAGGGACGCCTGCCCCAGCCGTGGAGGGCGTCGCGGCGCCTGAAAGCGTGATCGCCGAAGGCAGGCTGGAACCCATCCACGCGGTGAACCTGACGTTTCAAGCGATCGGCATCGTGGAGGAGGTCAACGTGAAGATCGGCGATTCGGTGAAGAAGGGCGACGCGTTGGCGCGTCTCTCGAATGCCAGCGTTGCCGAAGCGCAACTCGCCGCGGCTAACCTCGAACTCGTCGGCGCGCAGCAAGCCTTGGACGCGTTGAACCGCAACGGATCCGCCAACCTCGCCGCCTCTTGGACGGCTTACATGAACGCGCAAGAAGTCCGCGCAGAAGCGGAGCGCGATTGGGAAGGCTTGAACGTGGACGACATCGAAGACCGCGTCGAGGACGCCAAAGCGGAAGTTCAAGACCGCGAAGAAGATTTGCAAGACGCCAAAGATGAATTCGACAAATACAAAGATTTGGACAAGGATAATTCCCGTCGCGTGACCGCTGAGGATAATCTCGAAACCGCGCAAGAAAATTACAACGAAGCCTTGCGCGATCTGGATGAGATTACGCGCGAGCGCGATACCGTCCGCGCCGCACTGGATGGCGCGCTTGCCGCCGAAGCCGAAGCGAAATATCAATATGAAGTTTCTGCGGACGGAGTCAATGCCGACGATCTTGCATTGGCGACGGCTCGACTGGACAACGCGCAGGCGCAAGTCACATCCGCGCAAGAGAACCTCTCCAACTTCATCCTATACGCGCCTTTCGACGGCGTCGTCGCTGAGGTTGCGGTCAAGGTGGGCGATCAGGTTTCCCCTGAGAATCGAATCGTGAGCGTGGCGGATACGTCCGCGTGGGTGGTCGAGACGACCGACGTCACCGAGCTCGAAGTCGTGAAGTTGAAAGTTGGGCAAAATGTCACACTCACCGCCGATGCGATTGATGGCGTCACGATGAACGGAGTCGTCACCGAGATCAGCGGATCGTCCGTGTTGCAAAGCGGCGACGTGATCTACACGGTGAGAATTGCTGTGGATAAAGTTGACCCGCGCGTGAAGTGGGGAATGACGGTTGAAGTGACGTTTGAACCGAGTGAATGA
- a CDS encoding DUF2905 domain-containing protein — translation MESIARYLMLGGVVLFLIGGGVYLAAKFGLPLGRLPGDIRIEGENGSFYFPLATSILVSVVLTIVLNLISRFIQK, via the coding sequence ATGGAATCCATCGCCCGCTACCTCATGCTCGGAGGCGTTGTCCTCTTCCTCATCGGTGGGGGAGTATATCTCGCCGCCAAATTTGGTCTGCCGCTGGGACGCCTGCCTGGCGATATCCGCATCGAAGGCGAGAACGGTTCGTTTTATTTCCCACTCGCAACTTCGATTTTGGTGTCGGTGGTGTTGACGATAGTGTTGAACTTAATTTCCCGTTTTATTCAGAAGTAA